The Euphorbia lathyris chromosome 2, ddEupLath1.1, whole genome shotgun sequence genome includes a window with the following:
- the LOC136217859 gene encoding protein BIG GRAIN 1-like E: MSITGLSENTGKLYKKSIHHRNDSDELDVFEAARYYHEAAGYNSGATCTQNVLREEHKYPWRGGRMSLDIPMRNPIPQQSHIVEKQILKEKKCKQPSSPGGRLASFLNSLFNQTSSKKKKSKSATQSMRDEDESPGGRRKRRSSISHFRSSSSTTDTKSLYSSSSSGFRTPPPNANTPTKNYRDFKSYSDNKQVISVPKHSTTCQKELLDDNRNKNLSWLDEKNKFSEGFPEKPKNHGNRCIENDRTWVNQYQSEEKEFKKFKEVDDGAESDSSSDLFELQNCDLGIYSSGLPVYETTHMDSIKRGTPISNGTI, encoded by the coding sequence ATGTCCATTACAGGACTATCAGAAAATACGGGTAAACTTTACAAGAAATCCATTCATCACCGAAATGATTCTGATGAGCTTGATGTTTTTGAGGCAGCTAGGTATTATCATGAAGCTGCGGGCTATAATAGTGGTGCAACTTGCACACAGAACGTATTGAGAGAAGAGCATAAGTATCCTTGGAGAGGAGGAAGAATGAGCTTGGACATACCAATGAGAAATCCAATACCTCAACAATCTCATATAGTGGAAAAGCAAATATTGAAAGAGAAGAAATGCAAGCAACCAAGCTCTCCTGGAGGTCGGTTAGCTAGTTTCTTGAATTCTCTTTTCAATCAAACAAGCTCTAAAAAGAAGAAATCGAAATCTGCTACACAGTCAATGAGAGATGAAGATGAAAGCCCGGGTGGACGAAGGAAAAGGAGGAGCAGCATTAGTCATTTTCGAAGCTCAAGCAGTACTACTGATACAAAATCTTTATATTCTTCATCAAGCTCAGGATTTAGAACACCCCCTCCTAACGCAAACACTCCTACCAAGAACTACAGAGATTTTAAAAGCTATTCAGATAACAAACAAGTAATTTCCGTGCCGAAGCACAGCACAACCTGCCAGAAGGAGCTATTGGATGACAATAGGAACAAAAATTTATCTTGGTTggacgagaaaaataaattcagtgaaGGATTTCCTGAAAAACCAAAGAACCATGGTAATCGATGCATAGAGAACGATAGGACATGGGTTAATCAATATCAATCAGAAGAGAAGGAATTTAAAAAGTTCAAAGAGGTTGATGATGGAGCTGAAAGTGATTCAAGTTCTGATTTATTTGAGTTGCAAAACTGTGACTTGGGTATCTATTCTAGCGGTCTGCCAGTTTACGAGACAACACACATGGATAGCATCAAAAGGGGAACACCAATTTCCAATGGCACTATCTGA